In the Populus trichocarpa isolate Nisqually-1 chromosome 1, P.trichocarpa_v4.1, whole genome shotgun sequence genome, TCACATCTATTAGGCctgttcacggttcggttcgaACCAcaaaaaccaaccgaaccgagtaccttaaatttttgaaaatacaaaccgaaccgaaccaaattccggttcaaaccgaaccggttcggttcggttaaatTCGGTTTTATAgcaaaaaaactggaaaatcTAATCATCCTATCAATGAAAGAGACCTCTCCTAAATCAGCTTGTAAATTAACAAactgtagagaaaaaaaaagagaaaagcaaaccCCTAAATCTTGTCGTCGATTGATTTCAGGAGGAGGTTAAGAACTTCAACATGGTAGAACCAAAAATCCATTCAAATCCCTGGCATCTAAACCCCCATAAGACTATAACTAACACCATTGAGTGCTGATCTTCGATTTCTACCCCCagcccttttttatatataaatttaaccaAACAACTAGTATTCAAAAATCATAGCTATCATCATCAAGCAACTGCTGGGTTCTCATCAGAGAAAAAGGCATCAGATTCAGAGAGGGAGCCCTTCTCCTTGCGATCAGcaaaatcatcatcaccatcggGATCTCGAGCAGGATCAAACTTGTTCATGGCGGAAATAGCCTTGTCGAGGAAGGGTTTAAAAGCCATCTCAATAGCTTGCCACCCAAATACAAGAGCCCTGAATGCAACCACTGCCTGTAGTTGAAAACttgaaagggaaaggaagaatGATTTTTGAGGTGGAAAGTTGGTTGCACTGCAGTCTTTGCCACAGACAATGATTTTTTGTGAGGGAAGGGGAGTTTGTGAAAGCAGGGGAGAGGGGGGGTTATGTTAGGTAGGGTTAGGTTAATTAACTATTTATACTCCTTGGCTGCCAGCgggttttttatgattttttggttggtccggttcggtttgtcggttttataactaaaaccgaaaccgaaccggacctgttaaaatttatggttttaaaaatcagtttaatcggttttttcatttcagttcggttttttcggttaatttttctccggttttctcggttaatcggtttttttaaacaccCCTAACAtctattgatttggtggctaTTGGCATCGAGGTAGAAAAGGTctcaccttcttcttttttctcccccTTTTTGGACGCCATAAATGTTTGAGTTAGACAAAttcatcattttgattttgttttgtaccGATTAGTAATAGATATTGTtagtattatttgttttatttctttattgaataatgatttaataaattaatatatccaAAAATAGCAACacagaaatataaataagaacaaaaatgaatgCGTGCGGACAATCAAATGGAGAAAATCAACAAGTTAATGCACTAATTTGATATTAACTTATAACTCGggttatgaattaaattttaattttgaattaaaaaaacttgaaaagataatcttcttggtttcttttttaaaacacaatgtcATGTAACATAACCTTTGAAGTTCAAGGATATAACTGAATCATGTTtgagttaataattatattcaaCTTAATTtctgatattttataaattgtcaaaaaaaatttggattgaGCAGGTGATTTATCAGGttgaactaatttttttgtAGATATTACAGATATTCTCGAGTTGAGTTTATATTTCTAATTCTCATGAGTCTGTATTTAGAGATGAACCTACAACATGGACTGTTGGTATTATGACACTTTCAATGTTAGGTAATTCAACACCTTGCATCACTATTAAATTCTAATTACTCTTCTCTTCATGAAAGAGATAAgcttttttttgtcatgttaaaaaaatctagtaGGAAACTCAATAACAAGAACTTTGAagctgaaatatttttaaataaaataaaaataaatattcaattaataaactatcaaatataaagacaAAAGAAGTATATGGTATATGGGTTGAGTTGTGTTGACCGAGTTTCAAAAATCCTGACTAGTCACTCGACTcatgatatctattttttagattttttaatttaatatcattagTAATATCTGCATTATCTGACTTTGACGAGTTGAGTCAggtaaaataatacaaatattatagataaatcaatttttttcaacaccTCTAGCTCATTCTAGGCTCCAGATTCTTGGATCAGCAAGTTGCCTTGTCAAGTTaggttgaattttataaatatagctATAAAACCTAGTCTTCATGTAAGAATAAGaaattgtttggtattgtgtagtttttattttttgtttaaccaTAGAGAAAAAGTTGTTTGGCTAGCCCAATAGTTTCTACATTTTATACTGGTATCATGCACAATTATATTTCAAaccttggttttttaaaaactaaaataacatgattttcatGAATGAAgaccttctttttattttatttttttatgtaaaaatttatctcacaatagttttaatcaaatacatattttttaaacttattttttaaagaaaaccatGACTAATAATGTTAttcttaaacttatttttaaaaaaactacaatcactaaatattaaacataaacTAAAAACTTACTGACTTTGAAGTTTGAGCAAATGTACAAAAATAGAAAGACagcaaaagagagagagagagagagagagagagagatagagagagttGCCCAAAGTCTCAAAACAGGAAAAGTGCAAAGCCGGAAAGGTTGCAAATGTGGTCGTCTAATTTTAAGTATACACAACTGGTAAATGACGCGCAATTAAGAACAGCCACAGCCTGCGATTATTAAAAGCAAACCTGTTTAGTACTAATTCTGAAAATTACACCTAAAATCTTTCCAAGCCATAGAGAGAAACCCGGTGGGTGGCTAGCTtctacaagagaaaaaaaaaaacattccacTCTCTATATATAGTTCTTGAAAACCAGAAAAGCTGTGTGTATCTCAACCCCATAAAGGCATTATCAATTtgctttctctcctctctcaacaaccgagaaaaaaaggagagggaATTTAGCATCAAATATGGGAGGCTGCGCTAGTGTACCAAAGGACTTGAAGGATGAGGTTGGCTCCGCCCCAGCACCCGAGCCTCCCATGGAGGAAACCGCGGAGAACAATGAAGCTGTGAAGGTTGAGCTAGAGGCCGTAGAAAaggttgaagaagaaaatgctGAGAAGAGTGACGATTATAAGAAGTCCCTTGGATCATTGCTTAATGAGGTAATTAAATACCTTAAGACAATTTTCTCATTCTATGCTGTTttcgtaattatttttttgccttCCATTAATTTTCTCAAACATCCATCCATGCACGAGTATTGCCATGCAATTTTACCCATGGATCGATCAAGTTATTCTCAAGCCATTTCAAATGCATTTGCAGAATGAAGTACAGATGGAAACAACAAGCGAAAGCAAGGAAGAGGAAGTTCCATGCAAGCAAAACGAAGAACAAGCAGCAACTGAGGCTCCTGCGGCTGAATCAGAGAAAGAACAAATCAAGAATGCTGAGGAAAAGGCTAcaggagaaaagaaagaagacattTAGGAATTATACTTGGAGAGCCATGGatgtttagaaataaatttaaagaaacactTGTTTTCCCAGCTTCTGCCACACTTGCGggtgtatatttttataaacaacacCGAGAGTtgtttatttcttcaattatattaaatccctttttttttctcttctttttttggggTGATTCCAACAAATTTGAcaagataaatacaaattagaattgataatataattaaattgtttatatataagtGGTATATATACATGGAGATGGATATTGTTAATGTTAGATATAtttaaagtaataataataataatatagtcTTCCATTATATTCATGTTTTCATAATTCTTTattactttcattttctttaattaaactCTCACAATTACGGTATAAAAAGCAGAATTGATAATCAATTCACATGCTTTGAATGGCTATCTTACTTAGCTTGGGAATCAGAACCATCACACACCCTACCCTACCTAGCTCGAGAATCAGCTAGCCATTAATTGAAGATTGGAATCAAACAAATTGCAGGTGGTTGGGGTTTAGAGTAGACAGCGAGAGAGAGACTCAACCTTTCATTTTTCATTCGTATCTATTGCCCTACCCTAATTCCTTTCTATGCGGAAATATGCCGTAAATTGATCATTTAACTGACCCCAACAAAACTGGCCTGGCacaccacccccccccccccccccccaataaGAAtcgaattcaaaaaattatgttacATTTTGTAATTTCATTACCCTGGGGATCCTTCCTGCAGAGCCACTTCTGATCCTCCTTGCAGACAAACTCCAACCATGAGAGAAACCATGTCCTTGATTGGCGTCCTGAAAATGGGCAGTTGATTCCATCATTTCCCGGCGACACAATTATGGTCGCCCAGCTGTAGGTGATTCTCCGACCAGAACACATTTGTCATGAGAGCCAAAGCCGAGAAGATGTTATTTGGTTCTCTAGTTTAATCCTATCCAATGTCAGTGTATTCCGGCAACAAAGAATAATCATCAAGACCCAATATCAAATCAGGAACATAGATATGCGGGACAGCTTCGGAGATCTTCGTTTCCACTGAAAGTTCTTTTTCCATGAATGAAATAGAAAACCCATCCTTATCATCCTGAATGACTTCTGGTGGCAGGTCAAACCTTAAATTGGGATCCCTATCTGACAGTGGTTGCATTACTGGCTCGGCATGTCCTTCATTTTGCTCCAGCAAAGTTTTCCTCGTCTTTGACCTAGGAGGCTTGGTTGACTCAGAGACAGTTAGCTTGTGCTTTCCCAAGGACTGAGTCTTTGAAGCCAGCCACAACTTCAAATCATTTGCTGGTAACACAGATGAAGAAGCTCTTGCTGCATCCCTGTGACGAGGGAGAAAAAGACTTTTAGCCAGTTACTAAAGAATCAAATACTTGTACATGTTTCACAGACCAATGGCATGGATTCATTTTATTAGCACCTGAAACTAATGATAAATGGCCTCAGTACCACTTATCAATTCCTCAATATTTACAATCACTcgtaataaaacaaatatccgGGAATTTTGGAAAAGATgcattaaaatttcaagaaattgatGAAATGCATGAAAATCAAGAGACTAGCCAAGCACTATAGCTGCCAGAGGGGAAGAATACAAAAGCAGCACAAGTCAATCGGTCAACCCAGTTCCAGTACAAGAAAGTAACAAATTGAATGCATTGCAAGAGTGAAACCTTAAACTCTATGTCCAACAAAACTGCGCTGCTAACGCCAGTGTCTTCAATGTCATCAAACAGGAAATACAAGGAGACTATCCATACCACACAAGCAGATCCATGTAATCTTCGTGATTGCAAGAAAACATACCTGAATCGATTTTCAGCTATGCTTGTGGATGCCCTGAGATGGTGAGCCGCCGCTCTATCCTTATTTACAGACATCCATGGTGCTGAGCCAGGTATTGACAAACTTATTACAGGTGGGAATGGaatcaaataatcattttcCTCCTTTTGGAATTCCAATGTTATTTCCAGCTTCTCGCCTACAGCAGGAGCTTCTTCATTCACATTGGAATTGGAAACTCTATCACCTGGCCTTCTACTGCTGGCATCATGGAGTGCAGCTGCCAGCAACTTGGTACTCTGTCCCAAATTAGtgaatttcattctttttgCCGATTCCCTCAAGGAGTTCCAAGGTAACGGATTAACAGAAGAATTGAAAACCCTTCCACTGTTATAAAGGGCATTTCGAGATGATGGcatgttttgttgattttcaaCACGAGATTTCACCCTCCACACAGAAGAAAGCAGTGCTGTGAAGTGCTTCTGGAGAAGTAACTCATGGTCTGGCTGCTCAGCAACAACATTTAACAACATCCGTATGTTATCCTGATGCAACAAAAAATCGATCAGCACAAGCTTTACTGTCTAATCTATTTCATCATAGAATTACCAAACTATTGTTTTCTCTAGTTACATTGTGATATTTCCCATCAatcattaaaattgattattcACTCAAAGTCATAAAAAATGCAGCAGGCATTTTTTTAAAGTAGTAGTAGTTTCACTATGATCAtatatgcatataaaattaacCATTCAGAATTAGATTATTCTGAGAAAAAAAACGTGCATAACTGCAGTTTCGGAGATAATGGCTATGCAGGCTGATAaagtttattgttattaatcaCCAAGAAATTTGCATTAGTTGAATCCTATTCAATGGTACACCAGAAATCCCTAACCCGTGATGAATATTAATGATTAGCAGTTAATTAAAGCATTTCTTCTGTGGCCGAAGAGCCTGTTTTGTTATCTTTTGAgcaccaaaacaaataaatatataaaaaaaaaattgaataacaaaAACCAAAGGGATAGCTAATCCAAACATCAGTAACTGTTATCAATCAATTGTTGGAATTACTGACCAGTGTGGTTGGTATCTGCAGGACAATAACTGAATAGGGTTCACGAGTGCAAATAAGCATCCAGTTTTCAATTAGCAAGTCTGATTAAATAAATGAATGTCTTCAGGAGCCTTTTCCTATTCTCAGCATCTTCTTTCCCTAATTTCTCTATATGGAACACATTTGAATGCAAAGGAAATCAGACTTACCTCGGTTACTTTCAGAAGGGCCTTCCCAGGGACCATGTTGCTCATCTTTTCATTATTAATAGGATTTTCcggagaaaataaaacatatctGTGGATTAGCTCCCTAAATCTCTCACAACAATGAACTGGATGGCGGTATCTTCCCCGATAAAACCCACCAGCAGTCATCCCATACAGAATTTCACTGACCAAGCTCCAATGTGGACCATATTCATGTACAACAGCACATAATACTGCATCCTCCTGTGGCATCCATAAAGCAGGTGGTGGAACACAATCTTTCAACCAAACATTCCCCTTCTTCAACTTCTCTGGCTTTATCATCAAAACCCGTTTCACTGGCATGGTACTGATGGATATTTTCCCTCCCATTTTGCTCCTGCTAGCTGGCTTCTGCTCAATATCGGAAACCACAACCTCATATGGTTTTAGTTCCGTAAATCTGTCATGCTGCTTTCCAGACAGGTCTGAATCTACACTAAAAGTGCACGTTTCTGGACCCTTTTTGAATTTCTTAGTCTTCTTCGACCTCGTTTTGTCAATACAAATTGCTGATTCTGCTTTCTTACGCTTTCTCCACATACTGGAACAAGGAGACATCGTATCCGAATATgtaccatcatcatcatcatctacaGACAAAGTTTCCATTGATACCTCCTCTTTCACGTGTTTCAATTCAGAAGTCAAAGATTCTTTCTTCAGAGATTTGAACTTGGCTTTCTTTGGTTTCTTCTTAGACTTCAATTTAGGATTACGTGGCATTTTATACCTGCTAAAATGAAACAGGTTAGTAACTGAGCATTTCATCTgacaataaaaagaacaagtGCCAGTCAGGTGTGCCCAAGAAATAGCCACCTTTAGAGACAATAAAGCGGAATGATTTTTCCAAGCTTACCACCAGAATACATAGCAGCAAGCTTGTCGGACAGATTCATGAAAAGTAAGGAGAACAGTGCCTGCTTCATTCTTAATGACCAAAAATCTACCCGTGCAACAAGGATTTGGCACAAGGCTCTGTTTTCCCTTTGTCTCAAGCATTGTTCTAAACCCAACCCTCATGCACTATTTAGTTTCATCTCAAGATGGGGAGTTGAATAGCTCGGTTAGAATGcaagtttcaattttattcatatttattaatGACATTAATATCTGAACCATTTAAGTGATGTCTCAATGGAACCATAAATGGTCAAAAAACTCAATCTATACTGAAGCATCCATTCTATTCAGCATTAATAACTTGTCATTGCAGTAGTTTGAGCCCAGGAGACCTCCAGCATGTGTCTCCCACACTACAAATGCACTGCCTGGTAAATATCAACTGCTTGTGTGAAATTTTAATGATACTAGGGCATTCGCTTCCAAAAGCCACATGCTGCCACAAGAGATAGCAAGTATAAAATAACAGAACACCCCTCAGCCCTCggccataaaaattaaaaagacgaAAAAAGTTACCTAATTGCTGACCTACATCCCAAAACAccttaatttcatcttttttaataaacaaagttagatagCCAGCACAATAAATTCATGACAAGTTCAGAATTGTCTTACACCATAGCATCTAAATGTCCATCATCTGCACCTTCCTTCTCATTAGCTTCAGCTTCCTGTTCTTCCAACAGCTAAAAgaacacaataataataagcttTCAGAcacatttaaagaaaacaaaatttacagCATGTGACAAAATTCACTAACCTGATGTTGAGTTAATGCCTCAACTTCTTGTCGGTATGCCTCAGTCGCAAAATCAGCATCCCATCCTGATATAAGGAGAAAAATCATCACTTCTACTTATGATTGGCACTgtacataatataaaaattgcttatcctaaaaaattcaaatgaaaaatagaaaCTAGATATCACATGCCATGTAGTTATTCATTATAAACTTAAGTTGAAGAAAGGTCTTGAAACCCAAATTACGAGTTTTATAAATGgtttcaacaagaaaaatagaaacgattaaaaggagaaaaacatgatttcaatATTTCTATCCCACCATCATGCTTTGCaatcaagactaaaaaaaactaccaaTTTTCTCAGAAAAAAGTATTGCAAGTTACTAATTTGTAGATTTGATTCATTCAAGGACAAActagcacaaaaagaaaaatgcttaCTTTCATAAACCAATggttcctcatcatcatcaatctcAGCTTCCATTTCCTCCTTGTACTTCTCAATACGATCAAGCTCCCATTCGGTCTCCTCAAACCCAACTTGAGATTCCAAGGCTGCTTTGTCTATAATTGGATCCCACAATTCCAGAAACCGAACCGCATATCTGTCAATTGGACGTAGCTGATTCTCAAAGGATGAGATAGCTTGTCCAGCAgcagccgccgccgccgccatcTGTTTGACATCAGCCAACATATCAACATCTTCATTGCCAGTAAGAGTTACAGCTCTCTCTTCAATGCAACCATTCTCTTTTAAATTCACTGCACCATCTTTACTATAAGTTGTCATCTCATGGTCTGTAGGCTCATCAGCCTTCATATCATCATCATTCACAAATTCATCATCTTCCAATCTCCCAATGGCCTCTTCAGTAAACTCTTGGTTGTCTACAGCCTCTTCCTGTTCGACTTTCTTCAATGCCATGTAATCTGCTTCATCTTCTGCATATTTCAGAGCAGCATCCACATCTGCATTAGACAAAGACACCTCGTTTCCATTGTTATGGTTTTTCTCCCTCTGCATATTCTTAATCTGAAGTGTTTTATGCCCTGAGAATAATTCCATAGGATTGAGCTTCTTGAAAAATTCCGTATTGTACCCTCCACTCTGTATTACTAGATCATCAAGAGCACGCTTCTGATTGGCTTtctttaaaatgttttcttcaATGGTGCTCTCACTGATTAACCTGTAGATATGTACTTCACGTGTCTGTCCTATCCGATGGCAGCGGTCTTGGGCCTGTTGATCCATAGCAGGATTCCAGTCACTATCATAGAAGATTACAGTATCTGCCCCTACAAGATTGATGCCAACACCTCCACTACGGGTTGATAAAATGAAGATAAAGATTTTGGGATTTGTGTTGAAACGCTGCATTAATGTTTGTCTCTCCTCTGGTTGAGTGGATCCATCTAAGCGCATGTAAGTGTAGCCATACAAATTCATGAAAACCTCCAAAATATCAAGCATCTTAGTCATCTGTGTGAATATTAATACCCGGTGTCCTTCTGACTTCAACTTCCTGAGCAAAATTGCAAGCTCCTGCAATTTACCACAGTCAAACTGTATTAGACGCCTGTCTGGAAAATAAAGTTGTCTCCGAACAATTGCAGGTCTGATAGGTGAAAGAAGAGGTAACAACATTTCAGAGCATTTCTCCTCATAAGTTGAATGAAGAAACACTGGAGTTCTAATCTGACTACACCAGAAGACAGGTACTGGGGTACGTGCTGCTGGAATTGCAAACATAAATGATTCCACAAGATCAGTCATCTTCTGGAACCGTTCAATTGGTGAAAGAATAACATCACCCAGCTTAGAAGAGTACAAGTAAGAGAGTCGCTCAGTTTTATGGCGATGGACATCATAGATGGGATGCTTCACTGTGAGAAGTTCTCGTAGGGTTGTTGAGTATATGGGTTTTTTCTGACACCTCAAGGAATTCCACCATGCAATAGATGCTGCCCGTTGCTTCACTTCTCTTAATCTCTCCTCCAATAATGACTTtctaatctcttcaaaaatattttttccaggCAACTTCTTCCAATGTTTAGATCCCGGTCCAACTTCTTCTATGTTATCCAGGTTGGAACGCTCCTTAATTAATCTTGATGGA is a window encoding:
- the LOC18094897 gene encoding protein PHOTOPERIOD-INDEPENDENT EARLY FLOWERING 1 isoform X2; protein product: MASKGPRSKLDHETRARRQKALEAPREPRRPKTHWDHVLEEMVWLSKDFESERKWKLAQAKKVALRASKGMLDQATRGEKKLKEEEQRLRKVALNISKDVKKFWVKIEKLVLYKHQMELDEKKKKALDKQLEFLLGQTERYSTMLAENLVDKPSEQYAAQDKPRIAYKKGDDANIPEQVNDEPQLDTTDNDDEYDVQSEDEVEDDEHTIEEDEALITAEERQEELEALHNETDIPLEELLNRYPVEKGSGESSENGAKPSANGEDHWKGNDMSAASDMEISCSPVNASRRCGENNGALPIPDNDLLEIRTNETRNQLSISDDPAKERVPYDFSDEQEDGDFDLAAEEEKDDETTLLEEEELAKADSKNPIDEISLLQKESEIPLEELLARYTKEPNNEVSEDESEYASLLSDNVSNSPGHEDELKQLDNSMDGIVECGNHPLVEEQEKGNEKISEDGRESENRIADAAAAARSAQPTGNTFSTTKVRTKFPFLLKYPLREYQHIGLDWLVTMYEKRLNGILADEMGLGKTIMTIALLAHLACEKGIWGPHLIVVPTSVMLNWETEFFKWCPAFKILTYFGSAKERKCKRQGWLKPNSFHVCITTYRLVIQDSKVFKRKKWKYLILDEAHLIKNWKSQRWQTLLNFNSKRRILLTGTPLQNDLMELWSLMHFLMPHIFQSHQEFKDWFSNPITGMVEGQERVNKEVVDRLHNVLRPFILRRLKRDVEKQLPMKHEHVIYCRLSRRQRNLYEDFIASSETQATLATANFFGMISIIMQLRKVCNHPDLFEGRPIISSFDMAGIDMQLSSSVCSMLSPGPLSSVDLCALGLIFTHLDFSMASWEYDEVKSIATPSRLIKERSNLDNIEEVGPGSKHWKKLPGKNIFEEIRKSLLEERLREVKQRAASIAWWNSLRCQKKPIYSTTLRELLTVKHPIYDVHRHKTERLSYLYSSKLGDVILSPIERFQKMTDLVESFMFAIPAARTPVPVFWCSQIRTPVFLHSTYEEKCSEMLLPLLSPIRPAIVRRQLYFPDRRLIQFDCGKLQELAILLRKLKSEGHRVLIFTQMTKMLDILEVFMNLYGYTYMRLDGSTQPEERQTLMQRFNTNPKIFIFILSTRSGGVGINLVGADTVIFYDSDWNPAMDQQAQDRCHRIGQTREVHIYRLISESTIEENILKKANQKRALDDLVIQSGGYNTEFFKKLNPMELFSGHKTLQIKNMQREKNHNNGNEVSLSNADVDAALKYAEDEADYMALKKVEQEEAVDNQEFTEEAIGRLEDDEFVNDDDMKADEPTDHEMTTYSKDGAVNLKENGCIEERAVTLTGNEDVDMLADVKQMAAAAAAAGQAISSFENQLRPIDRYAVRFLELWDPIIDKAALESQVGFEETEWELDRIEKYKEEMEAEIDDDEEPLVYERWDADFATEAYRQEVEALTQHQLLEEQEAEANEKEGADDGHLDAMVYKMPRNPKLKSKKKPKKAKFKSLKKESLTSELKHVKEEVSMETLSVDDDDDGTYSDTMSPCSSMWRKRKKAESAICIDKTRSKKTKKFKKGPETCTFSVDSDLSGKQHDRFTELKPYEVVVSDIEQKPASRSKMGGKISISTMPVKRVLMIKPEKLKKGNVWLKDCVPPPALWMPQEDAVLCAVVHEYGPHWSLVSEILYGMTAGGFYRGRYRHPVHCCERFRELIHRYVLFSPENPINNEKMSNMVPGKALLKVTEDNIRMLLNVVAEQPDHELLLQKHFTALLSSVWRVKSRVENQQNMPSSRNALYNSGRVFNSSVNPLPWNSLRESAKRMKFTNLGQSTKLLAAALHDASSRRPGDRVSNSNVNEEAPAVGEKLEITLEFQKEENDYLIPFPPVISLSIPGSAPWMSVNKDRAAAHHLRASTSIAENRFRDAARASSSVLPANDLKLWLASKTQSLGKHKLTVSESTKPPRSKTRKTLLEQNEGHAEPVMQPLSDRDPNLRFDLPPEVIQDDKDGFSISFMEKELSVETKISEAVPHIYVPDLILGLDDYSLLPEYTDIG
- the LOC18094897 gene encoding protein PHOTOPERIOD-INDEPENDENT EARLY FLOWERING 1 isoform X4, coding for MASKGPRSKLDHETRARRQKALEAPREPRRPKTHWDHVLEEMVWLSKDFESERKWKLAQAKKVALRASKGMLDQATRGEKKLKEEEQRLRKVALNISKDVKKFWVKIEKLVLYKHQMELDEKKKKALDKQLEFLLGQTERYSTMLAENLVDKPSEQYAAQDKPRIAYKKGDDANIPEQVNDEPQLDTTDNDDEYDVQSEDEVEDDEHTIEEDEALITAEERQEELEALHNETDIPLEELLNRYPVEKGSGESSENGAKPSANGEDHWKGNDMSAASDMEISCSPVNASRRCVSYNDLLEIRTNETRNQLSISDDPAKERVPYDFSDEQEDGDFDLAAEEEKDDETTLLEEEELAKADSKNPIDEISLLQKESEIPLEELLARYTKEPNNEVSEDESEYASLLSDNVSNSPGHEDELKQLDNSMDGIVECGNHPLVEEQEKGNEKISEDGRESENRIADAAAAARSAQPTGNTFSTTKVRTKFPFLLKYPLREYQHIGLDWLVTMYEKRLNGILADEMGLGKTIMTIALLAHLACEKGIWGPHLIVVPTSVMLNWETEFFKWCPAFKILTYFGSAKERKCKRQGWLKPNSFHVCITTYRLVIQDSKVFKRKKWKYLILDEAHLIKNWKSQRWQTLLNFNSKRRILLTGTPLQNDLMELWSLMHFLMPHIFQSHQEFKDWFSNPITGMVEGQERVNKEVVDRLHNVLRPFILRRLKRDVEKQLPMKHEHVIYCRLSRRQRNLYEDFIASSETQATLATANFFGMISIIMQLRKVCNHPDLFEGRPIISSFDMAGIDMQLSSSVCSMLSPGPLSSVDLCALGLIFTHLDFSMASWEYDEVKSIATPSRLIKERSNLDNIEEVGPGSKHWKKLPGKNIFEEIRKSLLEERLREVKQRAASIAWWNSLRCQKKPIYSTTLRELLTVKHPIYDVHRHKTERLSYLYSSKLGDVILSPIERFQKMTDLVESFMFAIPAARTPVPVFWCSQIRTPVFLHSTYEEKCSEMLLPLLSPIRPAIVRRQLYFPDRRLIQFDCGKLQELAILLRKLKSEGHRVLIFTQMTKMLDILEVFMNLYGYTYMRLDGSTQPEERQTLMQRFNTNPKIFIFILSTRSGGVGINLVGADTVIFYDSDWNPAMDQQAQDRCHRIGQTREVHIYRLISESTIEENILKKANQKRALDDLVIQSGGYNTEFFKKLNPMELFSGHKTLQIKNMQREKNHNNGNEVSLSNADVDAALKYAEDEADYMALKKVEQEEAVDNQEFTEEAIGRLEDDEFVNDDDMKADEPTDHEMTTYSKDGAVNLKENGCIEERAVTLTGNEDVDMLADVKQMAAAAAAAGQAISSFENQLRPIDRYAVRFLELWDPIIDKAALESQVGFEETEWELDRIEKYKEEMEAEIDDDEEPLVYERWDADFATEAYRQEVEALTQHQLLEEQEAEANEKEGADDGHLDAMVYKMPRNPKLKSKKKPKKAKFKSLKKESLTSELKHVKEEVSMETLSVDDDDDGTYSDTMSPCSSMWRKRKKAESAICIDKTRSKKTKKFKKGPETCTFSVDSDLSGKQHDRFTELKPYEVVVSDIEQKPASRSKMGGKISISTMPVKRVLMIKPEKLKKGNVWLKDCVPPPALWMPQEDAVLCAVVHEYGPHWSLVSEILYGMTAGGFYRGRYRHPVHCCERFRELIHRYVLFSPENPINNEKMSNMVPGKALLKVTEDNIRMLLNVVAEQPDHELLLQKHFTALLSSVWRVKSRVENQQNMPSSRNALYNSGRVFNSSVNPLPWNSLRESAKRMKFTNLGQSTKLLAAALHDASSRRPGDRVSNSNVNEEAPAVGEKLEITLEFQKEENDYLIPFPPVISLSIPGSAPWMSVNKDRAAAHHLRASTSIAENRFRDAARASSSVLPANDLKLWLASKTQSLGKHKLTVSESTKPPRSKTRKTLLEQNEGHAEPVMQPLSDRDPNLRFDLPPEVIQDDKDGFSISFMEKELSVETKISEAVPHIYVPDLILGLDDYSLLPEYTDIG